A section of the Paenibacillus aurantius genome encodes:
- the pgeF gene encoding peptidoglycan editing factor PgeF, translating to MEPFVRRESAEGPALFYIDSWMQKFEGVTAGFTSRSGGVSTGEFDCLNCGLHVADRPEDVIANRTLVAEAIGIPLTRWSYGEQVHGDRIAVVTAADRGKGTLSRETAWADTDGFITRDPGVCLAALFADCVPLFFYDPVVRAAGLAHAGWKGTVASIAARTVEKMQEAFGSRPSNLVASVGPSIGACCYEVDRFVIDRVDEALEEAGVPQNGRQPLFYREESEGKYRLDLQQVNRQIMIKAGILPSAIEITKLCTSCRTDWFYSHRKEQGRTGRLLAWIGWNGE from the coding sequence ATGGAGCCGTTTGTGCGCAGAGAGTCGGCAGAAGGGCCTGCGTTGTTCTATATAGACAGCTGGATGCAGAAGTTTGAAGGAGTTACCGCCGGGTTTACGTCTCGAAGCGGCGGAGTCAGTACGGGGGAATTCGATTGCTTGAACTGCGGGCTCCACGTGGCGGACCGGCCGGAGGATGTCATCGCCAACCGGACGCTGGTAGCCGAAGCGATAGGAATCCCGCTTACCCGGTGGTCCTATGGCGAGCAGGTACACGGAGACCGCATTGCCGTCGTGACCGCAGCGGACAGGGGCAAGGGGACCCTCAGCCGGGAAACCGCATGGGCGGATACCGACGGGTTTATCACGCGGGATCCGGGCGTTTGCCTGGCGGCCTTATTTGCCGACTGCGTTCCCTTGTTCTTCTATGATCCGGTCGTCCGTGCAGCCGGGCTTGCCCATGCCGGGTGGAAAGGCACCGTCGCTTCCATCGCCGCGAGAACAGTAGAGAAGATGCAGGAGGCGTTCGGCAGCCGTCCCTCTAATCTGGTAGCGTCCGTCGGGCCCTCGATCGGAGCCTGCTGCTACGAGGTGGACCGCTTTGTGATCGACCGGGTGGACGAGGCGCTGGAAGAAGCGGGTGTTCCTCAAAACGGCCGGCAGCCGCTCTTTTACCGGGAAGAAAGCGAAGGGAAATACCGTTTGGACTTGCAACAAGTGAACCGACAAATTATGATAAAAGCAGGAATCTTGCCGTCTGCTATCGAAATAACAAAGCTGTGCACCAGCTGCCGGACCGATTGGTTTTACTCTCATCGGAAAGAGCAGGGGCGGACGGGCCGCCTGCTGGCCTGGATAGGCTGGAACGGTGAGTAA
- a CDS encoding YggS family pyridoxal phosphate-dependent enzyme — MEQVESRIADACDRSGRPREDVRIIAVTKYSSLENTERVVRLGLRHIGESRWQDAKVKWETIGDEAEWHFIGHLQTNKVKDVVGKCTYIHSLDRPGLADEIHKKAAALGIRQKVFIQLNVSGEETKFGLAPDKLMEFAEHLKGLPGLDVCGLMTMAPYEARAEETRPVFRRLRELRDELNERGILPQPVNELSMGMSNDFEVAVEEGATWIRLGTVLMGKE, encoded by the coding sequence ATGGAACAGGTAGAAAGCCGGATAGCGGACGCATGCGATAGAAGCGGCCGCCCCAGGGAAGACGTGCGGATCATCGCCGTCACGAAATACTCGTCTCTAGAGAATACCGAACGAGTGGTACGGCTCGGTCTCCGGCATATCGGAGAAAGCCGCTGGCAGGACGCCAAAGTCAAATGGGAGACCATAGGTGACGAGGCCGAATGGCATTTTATCGGGCATCTGCAGACCAACAAGGTGAAGGACGTTGTCGGGAAGTGTACGTACATACACTCCTTGGACAGGCCCGGTCTGGCCGATGAAATCCACAAGAAGGCGGCGGCGCTCGGCATTCGCCAGAAAGTCTTCATCCAGTTAAACGTATCGGGAGAAGAAACGAAATTCGGTCTTGCGCCGGACAAGCTTATGGAGTTTGCGGAGCATCTTAAGGGATTGCCGGGCTTGGACGTGTGCGGACTGATGACGATGGCTCCCTATGAAGCCCGGGCGGAAGAAACCCGGCCTGTATTCCGCAGGCTGCGGGAGCTCCGGGATGAGCTGAACGAGCGGGGAATTCTGCCTCAGCCGGTAAACGAACTATCCATGGGGATGTCTAATGATTTCGAAGTAGCCGTTGAAGAAGGAGCAACCTGGATAAGACTCGGTACGGTACTGATGGGAAAAGAATGA
- a CDS encoding cell division protein SepF — protein MGVMNKIMNFFGLQEEEEMVERERIVETQEEVETNPFEQRKKQGNVVSIHTQKNVRVVLNEPRSYEETQDIADHLRSRRPVIVNLQRVRSDQAMRIVDFLSGTVYALNGNISKIGPNIFLCTPDSVEIQGAIKEMVDEEAQYNN, from the coding sequence ATGGGAGTAATGAATAAAATTATGAATTTTTTCGGGCTTCAAGAGGAAGAAGAAATGGTGGAACGCGAAAGGATCGTGGAGACGCAGGAGGAAGTTGAAACCAATCCTTTCGAACAGCGTAAGAAACAGGGGAACGTCGTCAGCATCCACACCCAGAAGAATGTCCGCGTCGTATTGAACGAACCGCGTTCTTACGAAGAAACGCAAGACATCGCCGATCATCTCCGCTCGCGCAGACCGGTCATTGTCAATCTGCAGCGGGTCCGGTCCGATCAGGCTATGCGCATCGTGGACTTTCTGAGCGGGACCGTTTACGCCTTGAACGGCAACATTTCCAAAATCGGGCCTAATATTTTTCTGTGCACCCCCGACTCCGTGGAAATCCAGGGAGCGATTAAGGAAATGGTGGACGAAGAGGCGCAATACAACAATTAG
- a CDS encoding YggT family protein: MNRLDLLGSIVHYIGVLGSIYRYMIIAYILLSWLPNARDSVVGEWLAKLVEPYLAPFRKIIPPIGGMLDLSPIVALIALQFVIQGIIGVIVYIAELFM, from the coding sequence GTGAACCGCTTGGATTTATTGGGCAGCATCGTACATTACATTGGAGTCTTGGGATCCATTTACCGCTACATGATCATCGCATACATTCTACTCTCTTGGCTGCCTAACGCAAGGGACAGCGTGGTCGGCGAATGGCTGGCCAAGCTGGTAGAGCCTTATCTGGCTCCTTTCCGTAAAATCATCCCCCCTATCGGCGGAATGCTCGATTTATCTCCTATCGTAGCCCTGATCGCCCTGCAGTTCGTCATTCAGGGGATCATCGGGGTTATTGTCTATATCGCCGAGCTGTTCATGTAG
- a CDS encoding YlmH family RNA-binding protein: MSKDWYTHFHPDEHAFADKATDWIERAARQHDVKRTDFLDPRQAVILTALANREPDVALHLNGGYPQAERKRAILSPDYRDPSDESPGIQVLSVTSGDDKFLALDHGDYMGAILGLGIKRDKIGDIHVLESGCHCLVAEEIADFIRLNLQQVHRVHVMTELLPLDRLQTTAVEFEEMNLSVASLRLDGIVSDVCRLSRAKAVIPIKAGRCRVNWKVEEDPSKPLKEGDVVSLQGFGRFKVLEVEGVTKKGRMRLKVGRYK, translated from the coding sequence ATGAGCAAAGACTGGTATACGCATTTTCATCCGGATGAGCATGCTTTCGCAGACAAAGCCACGGATTGGATCGAACGGGCGGCGCGGCAGCATGACGTGAAGCGGACGGATTTTCTCGATCCGCGGCAGGCGGTCATTCTAACCGCCCTCGCCAACCGGGAGCCGGATGTCGCCCTGCATCTTAACGGGGGATACCCTCAGGCCGAGAGGAAAAGAGCTATCCTCTCCCCCGACTATCGGGACCCTTCCGATGAATCCCCCGGCATTCAGGTCCTCTCGGTTACCTCAGGAGACGATAAGTTCCTGGCACTCGACCACGGGGATTACATGGGAGCGATTCTCGGGCTCGGGATCAAGCGGGACAAGATCGGAGACATCCATGTGCTGGAGTCGGGATGCCACTGCCTCGTAGCCGAGGAGATCGCCGATTTCATCCGGCTCAACCTGCAGCAGGTACACCGCGTTCATGTCATGACCGAGCTTCTTCCGCTCGACCGCCTGCAGACGACGGCCGTCGAGTTCGAGGAGATGAACCTCTCGGTCGCTTCCCTGCGTCTCGACGGGATTGTAAGCGATGTGTGCCGGCTCAGCCGGGCCAAAGCGGTGATCCCCATCAAGGCCGGGCGCTGCCGGGTGAACTGGAAGGTGGAAGAAGACCCCAGCAAGCCGCTTAAGGAAGGGGACGTGGTGTCCCTCCAGGGCTTTGGCCGATTCAAGGTGTTGGAGGTCGAAGGAGTGACCAAGAAGGGACGCATGAGACTCAAGGTGGGCCGGTACAAGTAA
- a CDS encoding DivIVA domain-containing protein — translation MPLTPLDIHNKEFKRSFRGYDEDEVNEFLDQVIKDYESIIRENKDLHNQIAALQERLDHFTNIEESLSKTIIVAQEAADEVKGNSKKEAQLIIREAEKNADRIINEALVKSGKVSLEIEELKKQASIYRTRFRTLLETQLELLNTDSWDSLEGRPAAETSQSL, via the coding sequence ATGCCGTTAACGCCGTTAGATATACATAATAAGGAGTTCAAGCGTTCCTTCCGGGGGTACGACGAGGATGAAGTGAACGAGTTCTTGGACCAGGTGATTAAGGACTATGAATCCATCATCCGCGAGAACAAGGATTTGCATAACCAGATCGCCGCTCTGCAGGAACGGCTGGATCACTTTACGAATATAGAGGAAAGTTTGAGCAAAACCATCATCGTAGCCCAGGAAGCGGCCGACGAGGTGAAAGGCAACTCCAAGAAGGAAGCCCAGCTCATTATCCGTGAAGCGGAGAAGAATGCGGACCGGATCATCAATGAAGCGCTTGTGAAGTCCGGGAAAGTGTCTTTGGAGATCGAAGAGCTTAAGAAGCAGGCGTCCATTTACCGGACCCGGTTCCGGACGCTGCTCGAAACGCAGCTGGAGCTTCTGAACACCGACAGCTGGGATTCGCTCGAGGGACGTCCGGCGGCCGAGACGTCCCAATCGCTGTAA